One Bacillus solimangrovi DNA segment encodes these proteins:
- a CDS encoding amidohydrolase yields the protein MGTLWHNGTIYTMRNEGEIVEAIYVDGGVIKAIGTVSELEKRFENDYIQKVDLNNHVLYPGFVDSHMHLIGHGEKLLRLDLSEYRTSQKMKKAIMEKVSHAKEGEWIIGEGWNENSLPDRKIFHRTELDEIAPNNPMILKRVCRHALIANSRALEIAGITRETADPNGGAIVRDELGEATGYLLDQAQELVKNVIPPISIQELKRALTVSVKDLHRLGLTGGHTEDLSYYGGFRRTAQSFIDVIDGENIKFRAHLLVHHSVVDDYRAANDIRSMQNEFIEFGAMKIFSDGALGGRTALLSEPYSDAPETSGLSIHSVEALHELFKQARQYKMNVAVHAIGDLAAQYTIEAMEKFPPVAGGRDRLIHGQIMRKDLIDRVKLLPVIFDIQPTFTSSDFPWVVERLGKERMTYSYAWKTLLKEGIHCAGGSDAPIEEVNPLLGIFAAVTRAHPERPELTYGQEQCLTMFEAIQLFTAGSAYAIGLEEQRGKIEVGFDADFTVLNKDLFQIKHEEILETKVELTVVDGTIMYRREELSNKVT from the coding sequence ATGGGGACATTATGGCATAATGGAACAATTTATACAATGCGTAATGAAGGAGAAATAGTAGAAGCTATTTATGTAGATGGCGGAGTAATAAAAGCTATTGGTACTGTCTCTGAGTTAGAAAAAAGATTCGAAAATGATTATATACAAAAAGTTGATTTGAACAATCATGTGCTTTATCCAGGGTTTGTTGATAGTCACATGCATTTGATTGGGCATGGTGAGAAGCTATTAAGATTAGATTTATCAGAATATCGAACTTCACAGAAAATGAAAAAAGCGATAATGGAGAAGGTGTCCCATGCTAAAGAAGGAGAATGGATAATTGGAGAGGGATGGAATGAAAATTCTCTTCCAGACCGAAAAATTTTTCATCGTACAGAGTTGGATGAAATAGCACCAAATAACCCGATGATCTTAAAGAGAGTGTGTAGGCATGCTCTAATAGCTAATTCAAGGGCATTAGAGATTGCAGGTATAACGAGAGAAACAGCTGATCCAAATGGTGGAGCAATTGTTAGAGATGAGTTAGGTGAAGCAACAGGGTATCTGTTGGATCAAGCGCAAGAACTTGTTAAAAATGTGATACCACCGATAAGTATCCAGGAATTAAAACGTGCTTTAACCGTGTCAGTTAAGGATTTGCATAGGTTAGGATTAACTGGTGGACACACTGAGGACTTAAGCTATTATGGAGGATTTCGTAGAACTGCACAAAGCTTTATTGACGTTATAGATGGGGAAAATATTAAATTTAGAGCACATTTACTCGTGCACCATAGTGTAGTTGATGATTATCGAGCAGCTAATGATATTCGTAGTATGCAAAATGAATTCATTGAGTTTGGGGCAATGAAGATTTTCTCAGATGGAGCGTTGGGAGGTCGTACAGCTTTATTAAGTGAACCATATAGTGATGCACCTGAAACGTCTGGCCTTTCAATTCATTCCGTAGAAGCGTTGCATGAATTGTTCAAACAAGCTCGTCAGTATAAGATGAATGTTGCTGTTCATGCAATTGGTGATCTTGCTGCACAATATACGATTGAAGCAATGGAAAAGTTTCCTCCAGTAGCTGGTGGACGAGATCGTCTTATACACGGACAAATTATGAGAAAAGATCTAATTGATAGAGTGAAGTTACTTCCTGTCATATTTGATATTCAACCAACGTTCACCTCATCTGATTTTCCATGGGTTGTAGAAAGGTTAGGTAAAGAGAGAATGACTTACTCATACGCGTGGAAGACATTACTTAAGGAGGGCATTCACTGTGCTGGGGGTTCGGACGCTCCTATTGAAGAGGTTAACCCATTATTAGGTATTTTTGCAGCAGTCACTCGTGCTCATCCTGAAAGACCAGAGCTTACTTATGGTCAAGAACAATGTTTAACGATGTTTGAGGCGATTCAACTGTTTACAGCTGGAAGTGCTTATGCAATTGGTTTAGAAGAACAACGAGGCAAAATTGAAGTAGGCTTTGATGCTGATTTTACTGTGTTGAATAAAGATTTATTTCAGATTAAACATGAAGAAATTCTTGAAACAAAAGTTGAGCTAACAGTTGTTGATGGGACAATAATGTATCGTCGCGAAGAGTTATCTAACAAAGTTACCTAA
- a CDS encoding NAD kinase, translating into MPDRKNIFFYYEKHKYNSKVDVLKKLATEQDFIVVEKSTDANIIASIGGDNTFLQAVRKTGFRQDCLYAGISVNNKNYFYCDFDISDTDKLIETMKNEQFEIRRYPTINVTIDNETSFHCLNELSVRSSIIKTFVLEVHIDDLHFETFRGDGLIVSTPTGSTAYNKSVNGSVVDPMLPSIQVSELASLNNNRYRTLGSSFILSGKRKLTLEILQDGNDYPVIGLDNEALSIQNVKRIDIELNDTIIKTIKLKDNSFWHKVQRTFL; encoded by the coding sequence ATGCCAGATCGTAAGAATATATTCTTTTATTATGAAAAACATAAATATAATAGCAAAGTAGATGTACTTAAAAAGTTAGCGACAGAACAAGATTTTATAGTTGTTGAAAAATCAACAGATGCAAATATTATCGCAAGCATTGGTGGTGATAATACATTTTTACAAGCAGTAAGAAAGACTGGATTCAGACAAGACTGTTTATATGCAGGAATTTCTGTCAATAACAAAAATTACTTTTATTGTGATTTTGATATTAGTGATACAGATAAATTAATTGAAACAATGAAGAATGAGCAATTCGAAATTCGTCGATATCCTACTATCAACGTTACAATTGATAATGAAACTTCATTCCATTGTTTAAATGAACTAAGTGTCCGCTCTTCCATTATTAAAACGTTTGTACTTGAGGTTCATATCGATGATTTACACTTTGAAACCTTTAGAGGTGATGGATTAATTGTATCTACACCTACTGGAAGTACAGCATATAATAAATCAGTAAATGGTTCAGTTGTTGATCCGATGCTACCAAGTATTCAAGTAAGCGAACTTGCTTCATTAAATAATAATCGCTATCGAACACTTGGGTCTTCATTTATTTTAAGTGGAAAACGCAAGTTAACATTAGAAATCCTTCAAGATGGCAATGATTATCCTGTTATCGGTTTAGACAATGAAGCGCTAAGTATTCAAAACGTTAAACGTATAGATATTGAATTAAATGATACGATTATTAAAACGATTAAACTTAAGGATAATTCGTTTTGGCATAAAGTGCAGCGTACATTCTTATAG
- the sppA gene encoding signal peptide peptidase SppA → MSKKRWLALGAAIILFLMSTVAGVFTSQTTDQIRGLDNNLFTSEETNFSEKIIKNGTNLGKIVVLDVNGAIVDSGDVESMFTSPQYNHRQFLKMIEKAGEDDSVKGVILRVNSPGGGVAESAEIHHKLTTFKEEHNKPLYVSMGSIAASGGYYIATPADKIFASAETLTGSLGVIMQGMNYSELAEKLGVEIQTVKSGQYKDLLSPYREMSEQEREILQSMVNNSYQGFVNVIAEGRDLTKQEVREIADGRIYDGRQALELNLIDQYGYFDDVVDAMKNDEELGDVKVVQYTDDFSFGSLFSVSANKIIRQNTDLELLQLFTQPNAPRLMYLYTK, encoded by the coding sequence GTGAGTAAAAAAAGGTGGTTGGCTTTAGGTGCAGCAATTATCTTGTTTTTAATGTCTACTGTTGCAGGAGTGTTTACTTCTCAAACAACAGATCAAATTAGGGGATTAGATAATAATTTATTTACATCAGAAGAAACGAATTTCTCAGAGAAGATTATTAAAAATGGAACTAATTTAGGTAAAATTGTCGTATTAGATGTAAATGGAGCGATAGTAGATTCAGGTGATGTTGAATCGATGTTCACCTCACCTCAGTATAACCATCGTCAATTTCTGAAAATGATTGAAAAAGCAGGTGAGGATGATTCGGTTAAAGGGGTTATCCTTCGGGTTAATTCACCAGGTGGAGGTGTTGCAGAAAGCGCAGAAATTCATCATAAGCTGACAACGTTTAAGGAGGAGCATAATAAGCCACTTTACGTATCAATGGGTTCAATTGCAGCATCTGGTGGATACTATATCGCGACTCCAGCTGATAAAATTTTTGCTAGTGCAGAAACGTTAACAGGTTCTTTAGGCGTAATTATGCAAGGGATGAACTATAGTGAATTAGCTGAAAAACTAGGTGTTGAAATTCAGACGGTTAAGAGTGGTCAATATAAAGATCTTTTATCACCATATCGTGAAATGAGTGAGCAAGAGAGAGAAATTTTACAATCAATGGTTAATAATTCGTATCAAGGTTTTGTTAATGTCATTGCAGAAGGAAGAGATCTGACCAAACAGGAAGTTAGAGAAATTGCTGATGGTCGAATTTATGATGGTAGACAAGCGTTAGAGCTTAACTTAATTGATCAGTACGGTTATTTTGATGACGTTGTTGATGCTATGAAAAATGACGAAGAGCTTGGTGATGTTAAAGTAGTACAATATACTGATGACTTTAGTTTTGGGTCTCTTTTTTCTGTTTCAGCTAATAAAATAATACGACAAAATACTGATCTTGAACTATTACAGTTGTTTACTCAACCGAATGCTCCTCGATTGATGTATTTGTATACTAAATAA
- a CDS encoding RDD family protein, which produces MDITMDEMNEQQAPVTEDLKNMRNIWYAGFWIRLLAYGIDLIVISSIHRLIVYPIFKLGGWSVEEVSDFSVIAIVTAIVGYTYLVLMTKWYQQTLGKMIVGLKVIDKDGNSPSWLTVIFREVVGKFISKTVWFIGFIWIAFSGKKQGWHDKIADTFVIHERK; this is translated from the coding sequence ATGGATATAACTATGGATGAAATGAATGAACAGCAAGCCCCTGTGACTGAAGATCTAAAGAACATGAGAAATATTTGGTATGCTGGTTTTTGGATTAGATTATTGGCGTATGGAATAGATTTAATTGTGATTAGTAGTATACATCGTTTAATAGTTTATCCGATTTTTAAGTTAGGTGGATGGTCTGTTGAGGAAGTTAGTGATTTTTCTGTTATTGCAATTGTAACAGCGATAGTTGGTTATACTTATCTTGTTTTGATGACAAAATGGTACCAACAAACGCTTGGAAAAATGATAGTTGGTTTAAAAGTTATTGATAAAGATGGTAATTCACCTTCATGGTTGACCGTTATTTTCCGAGAAGTCGTTGGTAAATTTATTTCAAAGACGGTCTGGTTTATTGGATTTATATGGATTGCTTTTTCAGGAAAAAAACAAGGCTGGCATGATAAGATCGCAGATACATTCGTAATTCATGAGAGAAAGTAA